From the Simkaniaceae bacterium genome, the window TCTTGGTACTTGATAATTGCTCTTCACAAAAATGTAAGGAAATTTGGAATTCGTTACGTAATCGATCAAATCAATGTAGAATTATTTCAATTGATCAAAGCGGTTACGAGACTAATGACGAGTTGGAATGTGTACTTGAATGCCCTCTTTTGCCAGAAGATAAAATTAATGAAATAATCAAAAATTACATTGGAACAACTTCTGATTTGAGACGTTGGGCTGAATTTTGTTCAGGCTCTGCTCGAGTTGCTCATGTGATTGGACAAAATCTACGGGATTGTCCAGAAAATCTTTTTCGAGAGCCATCTACTGTTTCAATTTGGGATAAATTTATAGCTGGATACAGTTCTTTAGAAAGTGCTGATGTTCAAAACAAGCTATTCGTTTTGAAATACTTATCTCTATTTGAAAGATTTGGTTTTGAGTCTCCTGTAACAGAAGAGGCAAAGTTTATTTGGGGCCTCATAAATAAGGCTGATCCTACAGTCACTTGGAGTAAGTTCCAGTCGATCATCCAAGAGCTGAAACGACAGCGTATTCTTCAAGGGGAAACAACTCTTCGTATCACTCCAAAAGCGCTGCATATTTATTTGTGGCTTCGCTTTTGGAACGAAAACGGTCGCGGCTTCCTCGAAGGGGATTCAATGGACAACATGCCCCCTCAACTCTACCTATGGTTTGGGAGAATGTTTCCTTATGCCCATGCTTCCCAAGTTGCGGCTCAAGAAATTAAACAATTGCTAGGTACTGAAGGGCCATTTTACAAGTCAAAGGTATTAAATTCGACGGAGTTAAAGCTTCTTAACGAACTGGCTCTTGCGTCCCCAGAAAGGACTTTAACCTATATTGAGGCAAGTATTGGTCAATGCAGCTATGAGAATCTTTTGGCGTTTAAAAAAGGAAGGCAAGACGTGGTTTGGGCTCTTGAAAAAATTGCCTGGTGGCCACATTTATTTTGCCGAGCTGCTGAGATTCTGCGTAGGCTTGCTGAAACTGAAAACGAAACACATTCAAACAATTCCAAAGGTGCTTTTGCTGATCTTTTCAGTCTCGCGCCAGGATTTTCCCCTACAGGTGCCACTCCCTTAGAGCGATTACCCGTTTTAGAAAACGCTCTTAATTCATCTTCTTCCATCACGCGTAAGGTTGGGCTCATCGCCTGCCGCAAGGCTCTTTCTTTACCCATACATTCTGGATTTCGCATTGTTGGCTCCGAGTACCAAGGATTACGGCAAACTCTTTCGCCTTGGATGCCTAAAACATGGGATGAGTATAAAGATGCATACCAAATTATTTGGAAGCTTCTTGCTGATGCCAGCCGAAAGTGGAGTATTGATGATCGCGCAGAGGCTAATTCTAATCTGATCGATTCAGCAAGATATCTATTAGATTTCGACTGGATGAGAGAACCCATTCTTAAAACACTGAATGAACTGGCGGATGACAAAGCAACAAATATAAGTAATTTTTTAGATACATTAACCCATCTAATACGATTTAAATCTCAAGAACTGCCGTTAGCTCTCATCGCTAGCCTCAAAGCGATTGATGCCCGGATTACCGGCACAACTTTTTCTTCGCACATCAGACGATGGATTCATTTAAGCGGTTATAATGATCATTTCGATGAAAATGGAAGAAATGATGATACTTATAATCAGCGGATTAAGAATCTTGCTTCGGAGGCTGTGTTAAATAGTGATCTGGTCAAAAAAGAGCTTCCTAATCTTATAACAGAGGTAAATAGAGTTGTCTTTCAATTTGGGAAAGATATAGGCGAATGTGATAGTGAAAAGAGTCTGCTTATGCCAATCATTGATGCCTATAGACAAAATCCTGTAAATCCTTCCTCCCTATTCCTAGGAGGCTATTTGAAAGCTATCTTCGAGTCCAGCCCAACTCAGTGGGAAGAGATTGTTTTTGGGCTAATTGGTGATATCATCTTCTATAAATTAATTGGGATGTTAATTCGAGATTCTGGTTTTACAGACACCTCTATTGAACAACTACTCCATGAGTATGATGCAGGGAAGCTCGACATAGATAGTCTTCTTTGTTTTCATCATTCCCAGGGATTAAAATTTTTGAAGTTAGTAAATATTCAAAAGCTTGCTGAACGGTTCGAAAAAGCAGGCAAAATTCTCAATGCTTTGGAACTTTTGGAAGACATATACTGTAATAAAAAAGCGCCGAAAAAACTCCCTGAAGATCTCACAATGCGGCTCCTAAAGGCCATCAATGTTTCACCCCCTTGTCATTCAATACATGAGTATCATTGGAATATTCTGGCTGAACAATTTATATCTCAATTTCCTAAGAGGAAATGCGAGGTATTTCAAGCTGTTCTTGATAAATCTTCTAAAGACATTGGATGCTTTCATTCCGATAATTCAACTTTTAAGATTATCCAAGGAATTATTGCCTCTTACCCCGAACAATGCTGGTCTATGATTGCTTCAAAGCTTGACACAC encodes:
- a CDS encoding helix-turn-helix domain-containing protein, encoding MSESEVRTIEPQAIRRIRGLLGLTQEEFAKELGVSKITIVRWESGDRACKGASARQIYDLERKRCSNMIRRTTTIFSVGVDDLSRLDGIQATRTFRDFLYCEARRIGIPINDIDICESELPDGGIDARVNDRLLIATDSIILPGKNYFQIKAGSSAKPWNKSWVQKELFGKSGLSHVLREKIGKEVLRCLEENGRYVLVCFGKDLTPEQISDAKAHLVSHFAQCGYPNAKVEVWGQQHLIGMISPFLSLCLQLTDRKEWKFKYYSSWKLDQDMAQAFCLDEQRNRLILEIREHLFKDEIRHIRLVGDSGVGKTRLALEILSHYALFSSVVYVPNAEDFQSGSLFNSLCRSDAEYFVILVLDNCSSQKCKEIWNSLRNRSNQCRIISIDQSGYETNDELECVLECPLLPEDKINEIIKNYIGTTSDLRRWAEFCSGSARVAHVIGQNLRDCPENLFREPSTVSIWDKFIAGYSSLESADVQNKLFVLKYLSLFERFGFESPVTEEAKFIWGLINKADPTVTWSKFQSIIQELKRQRILQGETTLRITPKALHIYLWLRFWNENGRGFLEGDSMDNMPPQLYLWFGRMFPYAHASQVAAQEIKQLLGTEGPFYKSKVLNSTELKLLNELALASPERTLTYIEASIGQCSYENLLAFKKGRQDVVWALEKIAWWPHLFCRAAEILRRLAETENETHSNNSKGAFADLFSLAPGFSPTGATPLERLPVLENALNSSSSITRKVGLIACRKALSLPIHSGFRIVGSEYQGLRQTLSPWMPKTWDEYKDAYQIIWKLLADASRKWSIDDRAEANSNLIDSARYLLDFDWMREPILKTLNELADDKATNISNFLDTLTHLIRFKSQELPLALIASLKAIDARITGTTFSSHIRRWIHLSGYNDHFDENGRNDDTYNQRIKNLASEAVLNSDLVKKELPNLITEVNRVVFQFGKDIGECDSEKSLLMPIIDAYRQNPVNPSSLFLGGYLKAIFESSPTQWEEIVFGLIGDIIFYKLIGMLIRDSGFTDTSIEQLLHEYDAGKLDIDSLLCFHHSQGLKFLKLVNIQKLAERFEKAGKILNALELLEDIYCNKKAPKKLPEDLTMRLLKAINVSPPCHSIHEYHWNILAEQFISQFPKRKCEVFQAVLDKSSKDIGCFHSDNSTFKIIQGIIASYPEQCWSMIASKLDTLKEIEIFRFTHWFNSSGLHLTLFPPKVILDWIAEAPTNRAVSIAGIAPPLLTEEPAGFLVRELLNRYGDQEQVQDVLLSNFFSGSWVGPESAYFQSKHELAHEWLKKETSMRVRRWLEKYVAVLSEHVKGAKIREEREF